TTCGCAATGTGGCTCTGGTAGATGTCGTAGGTCCATACGGTGTTGAAGGCCGTGACATTGCCCGCCATGCCGCTCATGAAGGAGGCCATGAGCGCCGTGAGCCCCAGGCCCAGCAGGCCCGTGGGGAAGTAGTGCTTGAGCATGAGGGGGATGGTCATGTCGTAGTCGAAGGCGTTGCCCTTCACGGGCAGCGCGAAGCCGCTCTGGCCCGCCTTGTAGGTGAGGCCGATGGCGATCATGCCCGGCAGGATCACCAGGAAGGGGAAGAGCATCTTGGGCACGGCGGCGATGAGGGGCACCTTGCGGGCGGCCGTCTCGTTCTCGGCCACCATGGCGCGCTGCACCACGAGGAAGTCCGTGCACCAGTAGCCGAAGGAGAGCACGAAGCCCAGGCCCATGGCCATGCCGAACCACTCCACGCCCATGGGGTTGGCCCCCGGCGTGCCCATGTGCTTCCAGGCGCTCACCCAGGCACCGGGCGCGTAGGCCTGGCCCTGCAGGTTGTGGCTCTGACTGGCCACGAGGTGCAGGCGCTGCACCAGGCCCGACCAGCCGCCGCAGTCGCGCAGGCCCAGGAAGACCAGGGGCGCGAAGCCCAGCACGATGAGGAAGAACTGCATCACCTCGTTGTAGATGGCCGAGGTGAGCCCGCCCAGGAAGATGTAGGCCAGCACGATGGCGGCGCTGATCCAGAGGCTCATGTTGAAGTTCCAGCCCAGGAGCAGGTTCAGCAGCTTGGCCATGGCATACATCGAGATGCCGCTGGAGAAGACCGTCATGATGGCGAAGCTGAAGGCGTTGAAGGTGCGCGTCTTTTCATCGAAGCGCAGCTTCAGGTACTCCGGCACGCTGCGGGCCTTGGAGCCGTAGTAGAAGGGCATCATGAAGACGCCCACGAACACCATGGCCGGCACCGCCCCCACCCAGTAGAAGTGGGCGGTCATCATGCCGTATTTGGCGCCCGAGGCCGCCATGCCCATGACCTCCTGGGCACCCAGGTTGGCGCTGAGGAAGGCCAGGCCCGCGATCCAGGCCGGGATGGCGCGACCCGACAGGAAGAAATCCGTCGAGCTCTTCATGCCGCGCTTCAGCACCACGCCGATGCCCACCACGAAGGAAAAGTAGAGAACCAGGATCGTCCAGTCGACGGGGCCTAGATGGATGCTCGGGATGCTACTCATGGGGCCTCGCTAGGGTTAGGACCGTGAATGGAGGTGATGTGATCGGAGACGCAGGCTCCAGGCAGCTCGCCCTCCAGGCGGCAGCATGAGGCAGGTGCCCCCTTCCGCCGCCTCGTCCAGGCGGTCCGGCAGGCCCGTGCAGGGTTCCAAGGCCACCGTGAGGTGGCCGGGGCGGCCATCGTCGGGCCACCCCCCATAGCACAGCCAGAGGCCCAGATGGGGCAGCTCCGCCTGATTCCAGGTGAAGGTCAGCGCCTCTCCACTCTGAGGCTCGAGAATCCCGCAGGTGCCTTCCTGCACCCGCGGAAAGAAGACCTTCACGGCCCGGCCAAGGCTCCGGGGTTGAACCGTGGAGAAATCCACCCCGGGGAGCAACTCGGGCCATGGACGCGCCTCGCCGTGGCTTCCGAAGGCAGGGTCCGATGGCGCGTTCAGGAAGGCTGACCCTGGCGAGCCCGGCAGCCACAGCTTCATTCCCGGGCTCACCTTCAGCAGGGGATGAGCACTCCAGAGGTTCGGGAAGGGACGGTCCGCGCGGTTATCCAGGGTGTAGTCCAGGCAGAGGGTGTCGCCCTCCAGGGAAACCCGACGGCTGAAGGTGTAGGGCCAGGCTTGTCCGTCGATCCGCGCCAGCAGGCTTGCACCCTCTCGCGTCACCTCCCAGGGGCGGCTCCAGAGTTCCCCGTGATCGGGCCACTGGATGTCCATCCCCGGGGCCTTGCAGGCAGATACGGTGGGGAAGCAGTCATCAAAGCCCGAGGTGTCAAAGCGGCTGAAGTCATCGCCGCAGGTGGGCTGGAGGTAGACGCCACCTGGCAGCTGGCTGGGGATCAGCCAGTCCCGGCCCGTCCGGCGGTCGAGGAGGGAACACAGTTTCGCCCCCTGGCCCGGCCGCAACCGGACCGATAGCTGCTCGTTCTCGAGCGACAGGGTGTCAGTGAGCGCAGCAGGAGACATGTCCGGAACCTGGGGAAGGAACTGGACAGCAGCATAGGGTGCCTGGCGCCCCTGGCCCAGAAGGGCCCCGGTCAATTTTGTAAGAAATCAGGTCAATCACTTTGAAGCCGAAGGCCCCTGCAGATACTCATGCATGAGCAGCAGGTCAACAGCGGATGTCCACGCAAAGCCGCGACACCGAAGGCCCTGGCCCGAGAGCGAGTCGTAGTTTTCGTAGTGACCGCCCGCCCGGGCCACCATGTCGCAAAACCGCCTGGCAATGAGACGTGAGAGATCCGGTCGTCCACCCCGACGGAGGCCATCGGCCAGCAGGTAGGTGGTGGGCGCCCAGATCGGACCGCGCCAGTAGCCGTCGGAGCGGTAATGGGGACTCATGGGGTCTTCCGTGGCGAGGCCAAAGGGGGTGAGAAACCTGCCCTCCAGCTCCTTCGCCAGGGCATGGAACACGGCCTTGTCCAGGTGTTCCCCCAGCACCAGGGGCATGAGGTTGAGCAAAGAGGTCGGCTCGGGATCCACGGTCGCCTGTCCCACCCTTCGCACCACGAAATGCTGGCCATTCCAGAACTGGGTCATGAGCAGCTTCAGATGCCCCTCGGCCCGGCGATCCCAGTCCTCAGCCTCGGTGGGCCGTCCCAGCTCCCGGGCCACGCGGGCCAGAGCCTTCATCTGAAGCACGAGGTAGGCCTGAAGGTCCGGCGATTCATAGGCCGCCTTCTTGTCGCCGAGACCGCTGGCATTGTCCCAACCACTCTCCCAGCCGGAATGCTCCCCCGCGTACTCGGGGATGCCGTTGTGGTTGGCATCCCGGTGCTTGAACCAAAACTCCGTCCACTTCACCAACTTCGGGTACACCTGCTCCAGCTGCGCCCGGCTGAAGGGGTGCCAGTCCATGAGCTTCATGAGCGCCCAGCCGTGGATGGGCGGCTTGGTGACGCCCCGGTACATGACGTCCGGCGCGGTTTCATCGGGCAATTGCCCCCGCTCATCCGCGTTGAGGAAGGGCAGGAGGAACTGTTCCAACCCCGCGTCCAGATCCGTTCGCCCCAGCGCCAGGGCCGGGAAGCAGTGGTCCCAGGGCCATACCGCATTCATGTCGGCCTTGGCCACCAGCACCGCCCGGGTGGGGAAGTTCGTATCCGGCGGCGCATAGAGGCTCCACAGATTCCACCAGG
This sequence is a window from Geothrix sp. PMB-07. Protein-coding genes within it:
- a CDS encoding sodium:solute symporter family protein, whose product is MSSIPSIHLGPVDWTILVLYFSFVVGIGVVLKRGMKSSTDFFLSGRAIPAWIAGLAFLSANLGAQEVMGMAASGAKYGMMTAHFYWVGAVPAMVFVGVFMMPFYYGSKARSVPEYLKLRFDEKTRTFNAFSFAIMTVFSSGISMYAMAKLLNLLLGWNFNMSLWISAAIVLAYIFLGGLTSAIYNEVMQFFLIVLGFAPLVFLGLRDCGGWSGLVQRLHLVASQSHNLQGQAYAPGAWVSAWKHMGTPGANPMGVEWFGMAMGLGFVLSFGYWCTDFLVVQRAMVAENETAARKVPLIAAVPKMLFPFLVILPGMIAIGLTYKAGQSGFALPVKGNAFDYDMTIPLMLKHYFPTGLLGLGLTALMASFMSGMAGNVTAFNTVWTYDIYQSHIAKDKSDSHYLWMGRMATVGGILLSILTAYMAVHFNNIMDMLQLIFAFVNAPLFATFLLGMFWKRTTGHGAFFGLLSGTAAAALHHGLSIPVGAESLFKGGWLGHVLHVYPSEMAQNFWTAIWSWSTCFLVTILISLLTPRTKSDGDLRGLVYSLTERHDEGHLPWYQRPIYLGALILAAALVLNILFA
- a CDS encoding amylo-alpha-1,6-glucosidase, whose protein sequence is MRSVTALRNVLLASLCSLSVGAEFPVDLRHTFFSRRDSWIALHPTDQPATLRYVFSRMLEEKGPWLDLGFLVEGNLRPAAITATASHVQVSAGGSGAPRAQVYLTGRFDAVIEAWGMDVSLTGVKAGLDLGRPPSGSVAQFPLTAEGWTLNVQVLQGHAERAGLAWRLKAEKGRLRVALRMHQGAANPSMPRLEPDPTADMAAITRDWEAFRAKMPAVPAERMVMAEGAWWNLWSLYAPPDTNFPTRAVLVAKADMNAVWPWDHCFPALALGRTDLDAGLEQFLLPFLNADERGQLPDETAPDVMYRGVTKPPIHGWALMKLMDWHPFSRAQLEQVYPKLVKWTEFWFKHRDANHNGIPEYAGEHSGWESGWDNASGLGDKKAAYESPDLQAYLVLQMKALARVARELGRPTEAEDWDRRAEGHLKLLMTQFWNGQHFVVRRVGQATVDPEPTSLLNLMPLVLGEHLDKAVFHALAKELEGRFLTPFGLATEDPMSPHYRSDGYWRGPIWAPTTYLLADGLRRGGRPDLSRLIARRFCDMVARAGGHYENYDSLSGQGLRCRGFAWTSAVDLLLMHEYLQGPSASK